A portion of the Bacillus sp. es.034 genome contains these proteins:
- a CDS encoding LLM class flavin-dependent oxidoreductase, with translation MSILKLSVLDQSPIAEGMSPQEALNNTVELAKHTERLGFERFWVSEHHDSTSLAGSSPEVLIAHLAQNTSRIRVGSGGVMLPHYSSYKVAENFRLLEGLNPNRIDLGLGRAPGGMPMATMALHDGKPRDVNRYPEQIDDLLGYLTDSLPDAHPYQGLTAAPMIQTMPEVWMLGSSPSSAMLAAQKGLPYTFAQFINGEGGPQYTQAYRNNFVPSEYLKEPKNIVAVFAICAETDEEAERVASSIDLSILMIEQGMRSNGTPSPEKAATYQYTPFEAMRVRENRKRMVVGNPKKVKDKLLALSEQYQTDEIMLVSITYDFKDKLKSFELIANELL, from the coding sequence ATGTCCATTTTGAAGCTAAGTGTACTAGACCAGTCACCGATTGCAGAAGGAATGAGCCCGCAGGAGGCTTTAAATAATACAGTAGAATTAGCGAAACATACAGAAAGATTAGGGTTTGAACGGTTCTGGGTATCAGAGCATCATGATTCAACGAGCCTTGCCGGTTCATCACCGGAAGTGCTGATTGCGCATCTTGCACAGAATACGTCAAGAATTCGTGTGGGTTCCGGCGGAGTTATGCTTCCCCATTACTCTTCCTATAAAGTTGCGGAGAATTTCCGTTTGCTTGAAGGGTTGAATCCGAATCGGATCGATTTAGGTTTGGGAAGGGCTCCCGGTGGCATGCCGATGGCGACGATGGCCCTGCATGACGGAAAACCGCGGGATGTGAATCGTTACCCGGAACAAATCGATGATCTTCTCGGTTATCTGACGGATTCCCTGCCTGATGCCCATCCATACCAGGGACTCACGGCAGCACCGATGATCCAAACTATGCCGGAAGTGTGGATGCTTGGGTCAAGTCCATCCAGTGCCATGCTTGCCGCGCAAAAAGGACTGCCTTATACATTTGCCCAGTTCATCAATGGGGAAGGCGGACCACAATATACGCAAGCCTACCGGAATAACTTTGTACCTTCTGAATACTTGAAGGAACCGAAGAACATCGTAGCCGTTTTTGCCATCTGTGCCGAAACGGATGAAGAAGCGGAAAGGGTCGCATCAAGCATCGATTTATCGATCCTGATGATCGAGCAGGGAATGCGCTCGAACGGAACCCCGAGCCCTGAGAAAGCGGCAACGTATCAGTACACCCCATTCGAAGCCATGAGAGTGCGGGAAAACCGCAAGCGCATGGTGGTCGGGAATCCGAAGAAAGTGAAAGACAAACTCCTTGCGCTAAGCGAACAGTACCAGACAGATGAAATCATGCTTGTAAGCATCACATACGACTTCAAGGATAAACTCAAATCATTCGAACTGATCGCAAACGAATTATTATAA
- a CDS encoding class I SAM-dependent methyltransferase, which produces MKLDRILPFARELLERAVKPGDITIDATLGNGHDTLFLARLVGENGRVYGFDIQEEAIHNTREQLITHDLADRVTLFHQGHETVMNVIPPLHYGKVTGAVFNLGYLPGGDKDIVTRPKTTILALNQILEMMAPEGILVLVIYHGHPEGAVERDYILRYVERLDQNYVHVLRYQFMNQLNNPPFIVALEKR; this is translated from the coding sequence ATGAAATTAGATCGAATACTACCTTTCGCGAGAGAGCTTCTGGAAAGGGCGGTGAAACCCGGGGATATCACGATAGACGCGACGCTTGGGAATGGACATGACACCCTGTTCCTAGCTCGACTGGTGGGGGAAAATGGCCGGGTATACGGTTTTGATATCCAGGAAGAAGCCATCCATAATACAAGGGAACAACTGATCACCCACGATCTCGCCGACCGGGTGACCCTGTTCCATCAGGGACATGAGACCGTCATGAACGTCATCCCGCCATTGCATTACGGGAAAGTGACGGGAGCCGTCTTCAATCTTGGGTATTTGCCCGGTGGTGACAAGGATATCGTCACTCGTCCGAAAACGACGATACTCGCGTTAAATCAAATTCTCGAAATGATGGCTCCTGAAGGAATCCTCGTCCTTGTCATTTATCACGGACATCCTGAAGGCGCGGTTGAACGGGACTATATCCTCCGCTACGTAGAGCGATTGGACCAAAACTACGTGCATGTCCTGAGATACCAGTTCATGAACCAGCTTAATAACCCGCCGTTTATCGTGGCGCTTGAGAAAAGATAA
- a CDS encoding TIGR01212 family radical SAM protein (This family includes YhcC from E. coli K-12, an uncharacterized radical SAM protein.) has product MFVIGTNPFPYATDLKRYHTWNYHLRNHFGHKVFKVALDGGFDCPNRDGTVAHGGCTFCSAAGSGDFAGSRVDSLEKQFNDIKGRMHKKWKDGKYMAYFQAFTNTHAPVDVLRKKYESVLNQDGVVGLSIATRPDCLPDDVVEYLAELNERTYLWVELGLQTVHEKTAALINRAHDYQCYIEGVHKLRKHGIRVCTHIINGLPQENEEMMMETALEVAKLDVQGIKIHLLHLLKGTPMVKQYEKGLVEFMDFDQYVKLVCDQLEVIPPEMIVHRITGDGPIDLMIGPMWSVNKWSVLNAIDDELKRRDSWQGKYYKMDVKA; this is encoded by the coding sequence GTGTTTGTCATCGGGACAAACCCATTTCCATATGCCACAGATTTAAAACGATATCACACATGGAATTACCACCTCCGAAACCATTTCGGACATAAGGTGTTTAAAGTTGCCCTCGACGGCGGGTTCGATTGCCCGAACAGGGATGGCACGGTTGCACACGGCGGCTGTACCTTTTGCAGCGCGGCAGGCTCGGGGGACTTTGCCGGAAGCAGGGTCGACTCCTTAGAGAAACAATTCAATGACATCAAAGGAAGAATGCATAAAAAGTGGAAAGACGGAAAGTACATGGCGTATTTCCAGGCGTTCACGAATACCCATGCACCCGTTGACGTCCTGAGGAAAAAATACGAATCCGTTCTAAATCAGGATGGAGTCGTAGGCCTTTCCATCGCTACACGCCCTGATTGCCTTCCTGACGACGTCGTCGAATATTTGGCTGAATTGAATGAGAGAACATATTTATGGGTTGAGCTCGGGCTGCAAACCGTCCATGAAAAAACGGCGGCCCTGATCAACCGGGCTCATGATTATCAGTGTTATATCGAAGGTGTCCATAAATTGCGTAAGCACGGGATCCGTGTATGTACCCATATTATTAACGGACTTCCCCAGGAAAATGAGGAAATGATGATGGAAACAGCACTTGAAGTGGCAAAGCTTGACGTCCAGGGAATCAAGATCCATCTTCTGCACTTACTGAAGGGAACCCCCATGGTCAAGCAATATGAAAAAGGTCTCGTGGAGTTCATGGACTTTGATCAATACGTGAAACTCGTTTGTGACCAACTGGAAGTCATCCCTCCTGAAATGATCGTTCATCGCATCACAGGGGACGGACCTATCGACTTGATGATCGGACCGATGTGGAGCGTGAATAAATGGAGCGTACTGAACGCCATTGATGATGAATTGAAACGCCGGGACAGCTGGCAGGGAAAATATTATAAAATGGATGTGAAAGCATGA
- a CDS encoding YtzC family protein has translation MATRNSMDECIQKCEDAIRYAQQQYKAGTQQEHYHDVEYTQAMQQLEEAVNDVAHMANNANSQQREQLHRMRLQLQALQNEMILLDHDPNVVGGKLH, from the coding sequence ATGGCAACAAGGAATTCGATGGATGAATGCATTCAGAAGTGCGAAGATGCCATTCGTTACGCTCAACAACAATATAAAGCAGGGACACAGCAGGAGCATTATCATGATGTGGAATACACACAGGCCATGCAGCAGCTTGAAGAAGCGGTCAACGACGTGGCTCACATGGCGAACAATGCAAACTCCCAGCAGCGTGAACAACTGCATCGCATGAGACTTCAACTTCAAGCCTTGCAGAATGAAATGATTTTGCTGGATCATGATCCGAATGTAGTGGGAGGTAAATTACATTGA
- a CDS encoding MFS transporter — translation MPKSLWLLVIGMMVNVTGASFLWPLNTIYLHENLGKSLSVAGIVLMMNAGASVIGNLIGGTLFDRFGGYRSILLGISITLSALIGMNIWHGFSYYVVFLTVVGFGSGIVFPSMYAMAGSVWPEGGRKAFNSVYVAQNIGVAVGAALGGFVASFSFNYIFMANLSMYIVFFFIAFFGYRNISVAGHHTSVLNESKVIRDKSKLKALLFICVAYLLCWMGYVQWQSTIATYTQEINISLKQYSLLWTINGALIVLAQPILSKAIKRFENNLKLQIMIGTIIFMISFGVASIADQFQWFAIAMIILTVGEMLIWPAVPTIANSLAPKGREGFYQGIVNSTATGGRMIGPFIGGVLVDVFSMQVLFMTLIAFFAVSLLITSQYDRPLKKKSAVTVSVQQ, via the coding sequence ATGCCCAAATCATTATGGTTACTTGTCATTGGAATGATGGTGAATGTGACGGGAGCCTCTTTTTTATGGCCGCTTAATACGATTTACCTTCATGAAAATTTAGGGAAGTCATTGTCTGTAGCGGGAATTGTGCTGATGATGAATGCAGGCGCGAGTGTGATCGGGAATCTGATTGGAGGGACGTTATTCGATCGTTTTGGCGGTTATCGTTCCATCCTGTTGGGAATTTCAATCACATTATCCGCTTTGATCGGAATGAATATATGGCACGGCTTTTCATACTATGTTGTCTTCCTGACCGTTGTCGGATTCGGTTCAGGAATCGTATTTCCTTCCATGTACGCCATGGCAGGTTCAGTGTGGCCGGAAGGCGGACGGAAAGCATTCAATTCCGTCTATGTCGCCCAGAATATTGGGGTGGCCGTCGGAGCTGCATTGGGCGGATTCGTCGCCTCATTCTCCTTTAACTATATATTTATGGCTAATCTGAGTATGTATATCGTCTTTTTCTTCATCGCCTTCTTCGGATACCGGAACATTTCGGTTGCGGGTCATCACACGTCGGTGTTGAATGAATCAAAGGTGATAAGGGACAAATCGAAGCTGAAGGCCCTGCTCTTCATATGTGTGGCCTATCTTTTATGCTGGATGGGGTACGTGCAATGGCAGTCCACCATCGCCACCTATACGCAGGAAATCAATATATCCCTGAAACAGTACAGCTTATTGTGGACCATCAACGGAGCGTTGATTGTTCTTGCGCAGCCGATCTTGTCCAAAGCGATCAAGCGTTTTGAAAACAATTTAAAACTCCAAATCATGATCGGGACCATCATTTTCATGATTTCGTTCGGTGTCGCGTCGATTGCCGATCAATTTCAGTGGTTTGCCATTGCCATGATCATCCTGACGGTCGGCGAAATGCTCATTTGGCCGGCGGTCCCGACAATAGCCAACTCACTTGCTCCAAAGGGCAGGGAAGGATTTTACCAGGGGATCGTTAACAGTACGGCAACTGGTGGAAGAATGATCGGTCCGTTTATCGGTGGTGTGCTGGTGGATGTTTTCAGCATGCAGGTGCTCTTCATGACGCTGATCGCGTTTTTCGCTGTATCATTATTGATTACCAGTCAATATGACCGTCCATTGAAAAAGAAAAGCGCCGTGACAGTATCCGTACAACAATGA
- a CDS encoding cupin domain-containing protein, producing MKIAELKIFYFDDDGIIPNNPDLPVLIYRNALDQANEAEEIFNQNHWLNSWTNGIYDYHHYHSNAHEVLGVMQGEAKVQLGGEKGEEVRVHQGDVMVLPAGTGHKKLTASPDFRVAGAYPDGDSYNVKKGSLRERPSVLIEIKNVPLPSSDPVFGDKGPLIKYWLKK from the coding sequence ATGAAAATCGCAGAACTGAAAATATTTTATTTCGATGACGATGGAATCATCCCGAATAACCCGGACCTGCCCGTACTCATCTACCGGAACGCCCTTGATCAGGCAAATGAAGCCGAAGAGATCTTCAATCAGAATCACTGGTTGAACAGCTGGACAAACGGTATTTATGATTATCACCATTATCACAGCAACGCCCATGAAGTATTGGGTGTCATGCAGGGTGAGGCAAAAGTCCAATTAGGCGGGGAAAAGGGCGAAGAAGTGAGGGTTCATCAAGGTGATGTGATGGTCCTGCCAGCCGGGACCGGCCATAAGAAGTTGACAGCAAGTCCCGACTTTAGAGTCGCCGGTGCCTATCCTGACGGAGACAGTTATAATGTAAAAAAGGGTTCATTACGTGAACGTCCCAGTGTGTTAATTGAAATCAAAAACGTTCCCCTTCCATCATCAGACCCAGTATTTGGCGATAAGGGTCCTCTGATAAAATATTGGCTCAAAAAATGA
- a CDS encoding sigma 54-interacting transcriptional regulator — protein MSSLLKKVSVDMIEIILENAFEWLVVVDDEGIIIYINDNYCHFLEVERNQAIGSHVTNVIENTRMHIVAESGKEEVADLQYIKGNYMIANRIPIQVDGRVIGAFGSVIFRDTSEWMQMSSHVKNMMSKIQSYIQDINTGVKYSLNDIIGESAGMNELKDKAQMIAPSDISILIRGESGTGKELFAHSIHQLSERSGQPFIKVNCAAIPEQLLESELFGYEEGAFTGAKKGGKKGKFQLAHKGTLFLDEIGDMPLNMQAKLLRVLQEGEVEAVGSTRVQNVDVRIIAATNRPLEKMMEEKRFRSDLYYRINVIPFQIPPLRERKDDIETLASFFLEKSTKSSGKRIKDFDQEVMRIFLSYSWPGNLRELENVIHASTYLTNGSTISLQSLPTYMKSGNVFGVGSKTLKEILEETEKSVLTQSLQAQPDKRKAAESLGISKSSMYEKLNKYGLL, from the coding sequence ATGAGCAGTTTATTGAAAAAGGTATCCGTTGACATGATTGAAATCATTCTTGAGAACGCTTTCGAATGGTTGGTTGTCGTCGATGACGAAGGAATCATTATTTATATAAACGACAATTACTGTCACTTCCTTGAGGTTGAACGGAATCAAGCGATAGGATCACATGTAACGAATGTGATTGAAAACACGAGGATGCACATAGTGGCAGAGAGCGGGAAAGAAGAGGTGGCAGATCTTCAATATATTAAAGGAAATTACATGATCGCCAACCGAATCCCGATTCAAGTGGACGGGAGGGTGATCGGTGCCTTCGGATCCGTCATTTTCCGTGATACGAGTGAATGGATGCAAATGAGTTCACATGTGAAAAACATGATGTCAAAGATCCAAAGTTACATACAGGACATCAATACCGGGGTGAAATACTCGCTCAATGATATCATAGGGGAATCAGCAGGTATGAATGAATTGAAGGACAAAGCTCAAATGATCGCCCCGAGTGATATTTCTATCCTGATCAGAGGGGAGAGTGGAACGGGTAAGGAGCTGTTCGCGCACAGCATCCATCAGCTGAGTGAAAGAAGTGGACAGCCTTTCATTAAAGTGAACTGTGCCGCGATCCCTGAGCAGCTCTTGGAGTCGGAGCTCTTTGGTTACGAAGAAGGAGCATTCACCGGGGCCAAAAAGGGCGGAAAGAAAGGGAAATTCCAGCTCGCCCATAAGGGGACATTATTCCTTGATGAAATCGGTGATATGCCTCTTAATATGCAGGCGAAGCTTCTCAGGGTATTACAGGAAGGGGAGGTCGAGGCAGTCGGTTCAACACGGGTACAGAATGTGGACGTGAGGATCATTGCCGCCACGAACCGGCCACTGGAGAAAATGATGGAAGAAAAGAGATTCCGGAGCGATCTGTATTACCGGATCAATGTCATCCCGTTCCAAATCCCTCCACTGCGTGAGCGGAAAGACGATATTGAAACCCTCGCATCCTTTTTCCTGGAGAAATCCACTAAATCCTCGGGAAAACGCATCAAGGATTTCGATCAAGAGGTGATGCGGATTTTTCTTTCCTACAGCTGGCCGGGTAATCTCCGTGAATTGGAAAATGTCATTCACGCTTCCACCTATCTGACGAATGGAAGCACCATTTCCCTTCAGTCATTGCCGACTTATATGAAGTCGGGTAATGTATTTGGAGTGGGATCAAAAACGCTGAAAGAAATCCTGGAAGAAACGGAAAAGTCCGTTCTCACTCAAAGTCTGCAAGCCCAGCCAGATAAGCGAAAGGCTGCAGAATCGCTTGGGATCAGTAAATCCAGTATGTATGAAAAATTAAATAAGTATGGTCTTCTATAA
- a CDS encoding SLC13 family permease, with the protein MLSMIGLIGGLILLIFLTMRGMNILIVGPISALFVAVLSGMPLFPQLAGEGEADLVTNYMSGFTSFVAAWYLMFLLGAVFGKVMEDSGAADSVSRFVVEKLGMKYAVFAIVLACAVLTYGGVSLFVVAFSVYPMAVSLFKQADLPRRFIPAALAFGSVTFTMTSAGSPEIQNWIPIEYLGTTPYAGWEVSLIVAVFMAVFGYWWLKRMITKAVRKGEKFHAREEDPVIDEGRPLPNPFMGLIPLLVVLILAFSFHDSLKQSALIIALLGGVISAYLLNRKYFKGFWGAVSEGTVGALIAIGNTAAVVGFGGVAKAVPAFTTAVDVMTNIPGSPLIGGAIAVSVIAGMTGSASGGQAIALPILAPHYVDMGVNPEALHRVVAISSGALDSLPHNGYVVTTIRSICNESHGEAYGAVGALTVIVPLIGLALAIVLFSLGVGI; encoded by the coding sequence ATGTTAAGCATGATCGGTCTGATTGGAGGACTCATTTTATTAATCTTTTTAACGATGAGGGGCATGAACATCCTGATCGTTGGACCCATCTCGGCATTATTTGTCGCCGTGCTGAGCGGGATGCCGCTTTTTCCGCAACTGGCGGGAGAAGGCGAAGCAGATCTTGTCACGAACTATATGTCAGGCTTCACAAGCTTTGTCGCTGCCTGGTACTTGATGTTCTTACTGGGAGCCGTGTTCGGGAAAGTGATGGAGGATAGCGGTGCCGCAGACAGCGTCTCCCGTTTTGTAGTAGAAAAATTGGGGATGAAATACGCTGTATTCGCTATCGTACTTGCCTGTGCGGTTTTGACGTACGGGGGAGTCAGCCTGTTCGTTGTCGCATTCTCGGTTTATCCTATGGCGGTGAGTCTGTTTAAACAAGCGGACCTTCCACGCCGTTTCATTCCGGCGGCACTGGCGTTCGGTTCGGTCACGTTTACGATGACCTCAGCCGGTTCACCGGAGATCCAGAACTGGATCCCCATCGAATATTTAGGGACAACGCCCTATGCAGGCTGGGAAGTCAGCTTGATCGTTGCCGTATTCATGGCGGTGTTTGGGTACTGGTGGTTAAAGCGCATGATCACAAAGGCTGTGAGAAAGGGAGAGAAATTCCACGCCCGTGAAGAAGATCCGGTAATTGATGAAGGCAGACCGTTACCAAACCCGTTCATGGGATTAATCCCATTATTGGTCGTCCTCATCCTGGCGTTTTCATTCCACGATTCTTTAAAACAATCGGCTCTGATCATCGCCTTGCTCGGCGGGGTCATTTCCGCGTATTTATTGAATCGTAAGTATTTCAAAGGCTTCTGGGGAGCGGTTTCCGAGGGGACGGTCGGAGCGTTGATCGCCATCGGGAACACGGCGGCCGTTGTCGGTTTCGGCGGGGTGGCCAAAGCGGTTCCTGCCTTCACTACAGCAGTCGATGTCATGACGAATATTCCTGGTTCACCATTGATCGGTGGAGCCATCGCCGTCAGTGTCATCGCCGGTATGACAGGTTCGGCGTCGGGTGGTCAGGCAATTGCCCTGCCGATCCTTGCACCGCACTACGTCGATATGGGAGTGAACCCAGAAGCCCTTCACCGGGTAGTGGCGATATCTTCAGGAGCACTGGACTCACTGCCGCATAATGGATACGTCGTGACGACGATCCGCTCGATCTGTAATGAATCACATGGAGAAGCGTATGGTGCTGTCGGAGCATTGACGGTCATCGTTCCTCTTATCGGGTTGGCGCTGGCGATTGTATTATTCAGCTTGGGAGTGGGGATTTAA
- a CDS encoding 3-hydroxybutyrate dehydrogenase, protein MVENKVVFITGAAQGIGYQIGREFAAAGAKVVLTDLKEEAVGEASESLKAEGYEVLGLGCDVTSESELKEAIGKTVEHFGKLDVLINNAGLQHVSHIEEFPTEKFELLLKVMLTAPFVAIKHALPHMKAQGSGRIINMASINGLVGFSGKAAYNSAKHGVIGLTKVAALETAEHGITVNAVCPGYVDTPLVRNQLADLAKTRNVPFERVIEEVIYPLVPQRRLLDVKEIADYTIFLCSDAAKGITGQAVVLDGGYTVQ, encoded by the coding sequence ATGGTAGAAAATAAAGTGGTATTCATAACAGGGGCGGCCCAGGGCATCGGCTACCAGATCGGCAGGGAATTTGCCGCTGCTGGAGCGAAAGTCGTCCTGACGGATCTGAAGGAAGAAGCTGTTGGGGAAGCTTCAGAATCTCTTAAAGCAGAAGGTTATGAGGTTCTCGGATTGGGCTGTGACGTAACATCTGAATCAGAATTAAAAGAAGCGATCGGGAAAACGGTGGAACATTTCGGAAAGCTCGATGTCCTGATCAACAATGCAGGGCTTCAGCATGTATCACATATCGAAGAATTTCCGACTGAAAAGTTCGAGCTGCTTTTAAAAGTCATGCTGACGGCCCCATTTGTCGCCATTAAGCATGCTCTTCCCCACATGAAGGCTCAGGGGTCGGGGCGGATCATCAATATGGCGTCCATTAATGGATTGGTCGGATTCTCGGGCAAGGCCGCCTATAATTCTGCGAAACACGGAGTCATCGGTTTGACGAAAGTCGCGGCACTGGAAACAGCGGAGCATGGCATCACCGTGAATGCGGTATGTCCGGGCTACGTGGATACGCCTCTCGTCCGGAATCAACTGGCGGATCTCGCGAAGACGCGAAACGTCCCTTTTGAGAGAGTGATTGAAGAAGTCATCTATCCTTTGGTGCCTCAGAGAAGGCTCCTGGACGTAAAAGAAATTGCCGACTATACGATATTCCTGTGCAGTGATGCCGCAAAAGGGATCACCGGGCAGGCAGTCGTACTGGACGGCGGGTATACGGTTCAATAG
- the leuS gene encoding leucine--tRNA ligase: MSFNHKSVETKWQQYWEQNKTFKATEDEGKSNFYALDMFPYPSGAGLHVGHPEGFTATDILSRMKRMQGYNVLHPMGWDAFGLPAEQYALDTGNDPAEFTQKNIDTFRRQIKSLGFSYDWDREVNTTDPGYYKWTQWIFTKLYEKGLAYVDEVAVNWCPALGTVLANEEVIDGKSERGGHPVERRPMKQWMLKITAYADRLVEDLEEVDWPESIKDMQRNWIGRSEGAEVNFAINGHDKSFDVFTTRPDTIFGATYAVLAPEHPFVTEITTDEQRSKVDEYIDKIKSKSDLERTDLAKEKTGVFTGAYAINPANGEKMPIWIADYVLMSYGSGAIMAVPAHDERDYEFAKEFDLPIVEVVAGGNVEKEAYTGDGDHVNSDFLNGLGKEEAIAKAISWLEEKNIGTKKITYRLRDWLFSRQRYWGEPIPVIHWEDGTTTTVPESELPLVLPKTTEIKPSGTGESPLANISEWVNVEDPETGKKGRRETNTMPQWAGSCWYYIRYIDPHNEEALADAKKMQEWLPVDTYIGGAEHAVLHLLYARFWHKFLYDIGVVPTKEPFQKLFNQGMILGENNEKMSKSKGNVVNPDEVVESHGADTLRLYEMFMGPLEASIAWSTNGLDGARRFLDRVWRLLVEEDGTISSKVKDAPNPDLDKTYNQTVKKVTEDYEGLRFNTGISQLMVFINDAYKADTLPKKYVEGFIKLLSPIAPHMTEELWSKLGYEGTISYEAWPTFDESKLVDNEVEIVLQVNGKVKAKVMIPRDMTKDDLEKTAMENDEIKTQIDGKTIRKVIAVPGKLVNIVAN, encoded by the coding sequence ATGAGTTTTAATCATAAAAGTGTTGAGACGAAATGGCAGCAGTATTGGGAACAGAATAAAACGTTCAAGGCAACGGAAGACGAAGGAAAATCCAATTTCTATGCGCTGGATATGTTCCCGTATCCATCAGGTGCAGGTCTTCACGTTGGACATCCGGAAGGGTTTACGGCGACTGACATCCTTTCCCGCATGAAGCGTATGCAGGGGTACAATGTCCTTCATCCGATGGGCTGGGATGCATTCGGTTTACCGGCTGAGCAGTATGCCCTTGATACAGGGAATGATCCGGCAGAATTCACTCAAAAAAATATTGATACATTCCGCCGTCAAATCAAATCACTTGGTTTCTCATATGACTGGGACCGTGAAGTCAATACGACGGATCCCGGCTACTACAAGTGGACGCAATGGATCTTTACCAAGCTTTATGAAAAAGGATTAGCCTATGTGGATGAGGTTGCCGTGAACTGGTGTCCGGCACTTGGAACGGTCCTTGCCAATGAAGAAGTCATCGACGGAAAGAGCGAACGCGGTGGTCATCCCGTAGAGCGCCGTCCGATGAAGCAGTGGATGCTGAAGATCACGGCTTATGCAGATCGTCTTGTTGAAGACCTTGAAGAGGTTGACTGGCCGGAAAGCATTAAAGATATGCAGCGTAACTGGATCGGACGCTCTGAAGGGGCAGAAGTGAATTTTGCCATTAACGGTCATGACAAATCATTCGATGTGTTCACGACCCGTCCGGATACGATCTTTGGTGCGACCTACGCAGTGCTTGCTCCTGAGCATCCATTTGTAACCGAAATCACGACAGACGAACAGCGCTCGAAAGTAGATGAGTACATCGATAAGATCAAGTCGAAAAGTGATCTTGAGCGTACAGATCTGGCAAAAGAAAAGACGGGTGTTTTCACAGGAGCTTATGCGATCAACCCTGCTAACGGCGAGAAAATGCCGATCTGGATCGCCGATTACGTCCTGATGAGCTACGGTTCCGGTGCGATCATGGCGGTTCCTGCCCATGACGAACGGGATTATGAGTTTGCGAAAGAATTCGATCTTCCTATCGTAGAAGTTGTCGCTGGTGGAAACGTTGAAAAAGAGGCGTACACAGGTGACGGAGATCACGTGAATTCCGATTTCCTTAATGGACTTGGTAAGGAAGAAGCGATTGCGAAAGCCATTTCCTGGTTGGAAGAGAAAAATATCGGAACGAAGAAAATTACGTACCGCCTACGCGACTGGTTATTCAGCCGTCAGCGTTACTGGGGTGAGCCGATTCCCGTCATTCATTGGGAAGACGGCACGACAACGACGGTTCCTGAAAGTGAGCTGCCGCTTGTCCTTCCGAAGACGACTGAAATCAAGCCGTCCGGAACAGGTGAATCTCCGCTTGCAAACATCAGTGAATGGGTGAACGTCGAGGATCCTGAAACAGGCAAAAAAGGACGTCGTGAAACAAATACGATGCCGCAGTGGGCAGGAAGCTGCTGGTACTACATCCGTTATATCGATCCACATAACGAAGAGGCCCTTGCCGATGCGAAGAAAATGCAGGAATGGCTGCCGGTGGATACGTATATCGGAGGAGCCGAGCATGCGGTCCTTCACTTACTGTACGCACGTTTCTGGCATAAGTTCCTATATGATATCGGGGTAGTGCCGACAAAAGAGCCGTTCCAGAAACTGTTTAACCAAGGAATGATCCTTGGGGAAAACAATGAAAAAATGAGTAAATCAAAAGGGAACGTCGTGAATCCGGATGAGGTTGTGGAATCTCACGGAGCCGATACCCTTCGCCTATATGAAATGTTCATGGGGCCACTGGAGGCATCCATTGCCTGGAGCACGAACGGACTTGACGGAGCGCGCCGTTTCCTTGACCGCGTATGGCGCCTGCTTGTCGAGGAGGACGGTACCATTTCTTCTAAAGTGAAGGATGCACCGAACCCTGACCTTGATAAGACGTATAACCAAACCGTCAAGAAAGTGACAGAGGATTATGAAGGTCTTCGTTTCAACACAGGGATTTCACAGCTGATGGTATTCATCAATGATGCCTACAAAGCGGATACGCTTCCGAAGAAGTATGTAGAAGGATTCATCAAGCTTCTGTCACCGATTGCACCTCATATGACAGAGGAACTTTGGAGCAAGCTTGGTTACGAAGGAACGATTTCCTACGAAGCATGGCCGACATTCGATGAATCGAAGCTAGTGGATAATGAAGTCGAAATCGTCCTTCAAGTGAACGGAAAAGTGAAAGCCAAAGTCATGATCCCACGCGACATGACAAAAGACGACCTAGAAAAAACAGCCATGGAAAACGATGAAATCAAAACACAAATCGATGGAAAAACCATCCGCAAAGTCATCGCCGTACCAGGCAAACTAGTCAACATCGTAGCAAACTAA